In Malus sylvestris chromosome 15, drMalSylv7.2, whole genome shotgun sequence, a single genomic region encodes these proteins:
- the LOC126606060 gene encoding LOW QUALITY PROTEIN: cytochrome P450 81Q32-like (The sequence of the model RefSeq protein was modified relative to this genomic sequence to represent the inferred CDS: inserted 1 base in 1 codon; deleted 1 base in 1 codon), translated as MEDYLFYISLSLIFLFFTFKFLLERKRPQHNLPPSPPFLPIIGHLHLLNFPVHRTLHRLSQKHGPIFSLWFGSRRVVIVSSSSAVQECFTKNDIVLANRPRLLMGKHIGYNYTTVVASPYGDHWRNLRRISAIEIFSTARLNTSSNIRKEEVKHLLLILSKNFRDHFAKVELKSMFSEMTFNNIMTMVAGKRYYGNDASVDKEEAKQFRQIMKEAFAHSGAANPADFLPILNWVESDAYEKRVMRLAKMTDAFLQGLIDEHRNKKGRXTSTMIDHLLSLQESQPEYYTDQIIKGLILVMLLAGTDTSAVTLEWAMSNLLNHPRVLKKARAEMDAQLGQEHLVEEPDISKLPYLQSIVSETFRLCPAAPLLVPHLSSEDCTIGGFDVPRDTIVLINAWAIHRDPKLWDDPESFKPERFESGEDMSHKLMPFGSGRRACPGAGLAQRVVGLTLGSLIQCFEWGRVGEEEVDMTEGKGLTMPKAVPLEAMCKARSIVNKVIIS; from the exons aTGGAAGACTACTTGTTCTACATATCCCTCTCCCTTATCTTCCTGTTCTTCACCTTCAAATTCCTCCTCGAGAGAAAACGACCTCAACATAACCTACCACCAAGCCCACCTTTCCTCCCAATCATCGGCCACCTCCATCTCCTTAATTTCCCAGTCCACCGAACCTTACACCGCctctcccaaaaacatggcCCCATATTCTCCCTCTGGTTCGGCTCACGCCGCGTGGTCATAGTCTCCTCCTCGTCCGCAGTTCAGGAATGCTTCACCAAAAATGACATCGTC CTAGCCAACCGCCCTCGTTTGCTCATGGGCAAGCACATAGGCTACAACTACACCACCGTAGTCGCTTCTCCATATGGCGATCACTGGCGCAACCTCCGCCGGATTAGTGCCATCGAAATCTTCTCCACTGCTCGACTCAATACATCCTCGAACATCCGAAAGGAAGAGGTCAAACACTTATTACTTATACTCTCAAAAAACTTCCGTGATCATTTTGCAAAGGTCGAGCTCAAGTCTATGTTTTCGGAGATGACGTTTAACAACATAATGACGATGGTGGCGGGGAAGAGGTACTACGGCAATGACGCGTCGGTTGACAAAGAGGAGGCGAAGCAATTTAGGCAGATTATGAAGGAGGCTTTTGCTCATAGTGGGGCGGCCAACCCAGCCGATTTTTTGCCCATTTTGAACTGGGTTGAGAGCGATGCGTATGAGAAGAGGGTTATGAGGTTGGCTAAGATGACCGATGCGTTTTTGCAAGGTCTCATCGATGAGCACAGGAACAAGAAGGGTA ATactagtaccatgattgatcaTTTGCTTTCTCTTCAGGAGTCACAGCCTGAGTATTACACTGATCAAATCATCAAGGGACTTATTCTG GTTATGCTGTTGGCGGGTACTGATACATCAGCTGTTACATTAGAATGGGCTATGTCGAATTTGCTTAACCATCCGCGTGTGCTAAAAAAGGCTAGAGCCGAAATGGATGCTCAATTGGGTCAAGAGCACTTGGTGGAAGAACCAGATATCTCTAAACTACCATACCTGCAAAGCATTGTCTCTGAGACCTTTCGATTATGCCCAGCGGCGCCACTGCTAGTTCCACATCTTTCATCCGAAGACTGTACTATTGGAGGATTTGACGTGCCGCGTGACACAATAGTATTGATCAATGCATGGGCCATACACAGGGACCCAAAGTTGTGGGACGATCCTGAAAGCTTCAAGCCTGAGAGGTTCGAAAGCGGTGAGGATATGTCGCATAAGCTTATGCCATTTGGATCGGGAAGAAGGGCTTGTCCAGGAGCAGGACTCGCCCAACGTGTGGTGGGATTGACTTTAGGGTCATTGATCCAATGTTTCGAGTGGGGGAGAGTTGGTGAGGAGGAGGTTGATATGACGGAAGGTAAAGGACTCACCATGCCTAAAGCTGTGCCATTGGAGGCCATGTGTAAAGCACGCTCAATTGTAAACAAAGTAATTATATCttaa